From Prevotella sp. oral taxon 299 str. F0039:
AATCTTGTGATGGGAGCTAATCTGCAGGCAACGAATAGTCAAGCTGATGGGTTTTCTACCCAAGGAGTTTTGAGCGATAAAGCAAACGATGTGGCGCAATCTATAGCCTTTGCAGAGGGGGCAACACCATTAGGATCGCAAGAAAAAGCACATCTGCTAGGAGCCTATTTAAATGCTACATACAGTTTTAGGAATACTTATTTCGTAGATTTATCTTATCGAAGAGAAGGTAGTTCAAAGTTTGGTTCTAACCATCGATATGCTCCTTTTGCCACAATGGGTGTAGCATGGAACATACATAATGAACCATTTATGCACCATTCACCCTTTTCTTTATTAAAATTGCGTGCTAGTAGTGGAATAGTAGGTAAGATAGGCTTTAGTGCTTATCAAGCACAATTGAGCTATAAATACCAATCTCGATTAGTATATAACGAGGATATAGGTGCAATCCCTGTAGCAATGGTAAATAAAGACTTAAAGTGGGAACGTACTCTTAAAACCAATTTGGGAATAGATTTCTCGCTATTAAACGAGCGTTTAAGTGGTTCTTTAGACCTGTATCGTAATGTAACAACCGACTTGGTGATGACTGTTGCAACCCCATTACATACAGGTTTTAGCGAAGCCAAACAGAATTTAGGAAGTATTCTCAATAAAGGAATAGAGTTGTCGTTAAGAGGAACACTCGTTAAAAATAGAGAGTTTGCTCTAAATGGCTATCTAACCTTTTCGCATAATACAAATAAAATTCTCAAAATAAATAACGCCTTAACTAATCATAATGCACAAAATGCAGCCAAAGAAAATCGTCTTCCAGTGCCAATCTATGCAGAAGGAGAGTCGTTAACAGCCTTAAAGGTGATGGCATCGGCAGGTATCAATCCTGCAAATGGCAAAGAGTTGTTCTTAAAGAAAGATGGTTCTCTCACCTATTTATATCATTATAACGACAGAATCGTTGTGGGCGATACTAGTCCAAAAGCGCAAGGAAGCGTGGGCTTAAATGCCAATTATGGCTCATTCTCATTATCTTCTACCTTTGTTTATCGTTTAGGCGCAACACAATATAATCACACTTTAGCAACCAAAGTAGAGGGGGCAGACCCAACGAACAATGTAGACGAACGGGCATTTTTTGCTCGTTGGAAACAAGAAGGAGATATCGTGAAGTTTAGGAATGTTGCTTGGAATGGAACAGTTGTGCCTTCTTCAAGGTTTGTTGCTAAAGAATATACGCTCGAGGGAACAAGTGTTATGCTAAGTTATATCTTTTCTCAAAAACTTTGCAAGCAGCTAAAAGTGAGTGATATGAAAGTTTCTTTTTCATTAGGACAGTTTTTTTACCTCTCAAGTATTAAACGAGAAAGAGGGTTAGATTATCCTTTTGCCCATGTATATGAGCTTGATTTCCAACTAAAACTATAAAAGAAACATGAAGAAACTTATTTATATTATCGTCAACATTGTTTTTTCAATGCTTTGTATGGAGTGCTCTTTTGTAGATATAGATACACCAGGACTACTTAATAACGAGCAGTTGTTTCAAAATAGGCAAGGGTTTGTAGATGCAATGGCGGGAGTTTATGCTTCGATGGCAGCTCCGTCGTTATATGGAAAAGAACTATCATATAGTTTTATAGATGAGATTGCTCAACTTTATGAAAACGAAGAGCAAGCAAACGAGACTTTTTTAACCCGAACATACGACCTTCAATATACACATCCTTTAGTGAGAAATCGTATAAATGCAATTTGGTCGCAGGCTTATTTTTGTATTTCTAGCTTGAATAGTGTGCTCGAACAGAGTGAACATCGCAAGATAAAGGGACTTGAAGCAATGAGAGCTGAGGCTTATGGGTTGAGAGCTATGCTGCATTTGGATCTCTTGCGTTTGTTTGCACCTACTATAATGCAGGCAGATAGTAGGGCTATTCCGTATGTAAAAACATTTAGTAGTGCTCCACAGCCAGTGGTATCTGTAAAAGAAGGGTATGAGTTAGTTACCAAAGACCTACTCATTGCAGATAGTATCTACACATCATTAGAAAGTAAGGACGCAGGAAAAATGGTGTTAGCGCATAGAAATCCCTCGTTTTTATACCTTTCTCATAATGCAGTAAAAGCCCTCCTTGCTCGTGCTTATCTATGGCAAAATAAACTCCAAGAAGCCTCTTTGTGGGCAAAAAAAGTAATAAAAGAAGGTTATGAGTTGGCAAAAGAAGAGCAATTATTAGACCTTTTTAGAGGTTACAACGCAAAGACCGAATGTATATTTGCGCTCCATGCGCCCCAAATGTATATAGATGTACGCAACACTTGTTTCCCTCCTCGTGCAACAGAACGTTTCAATAAAGTAAGAGATAATTATCGAAAAATATTTAGTTCACACACCTTTACGGCAACCAATAACGACTATCGTTTTCAAAGTTACTTCACTTTAACCAATTGGGGTAAGTCTGTTGTAGTGTTATCTAAACTATATGATAAGGATTACGATGAACAACAAACTCCTTTACAAGGGCGTTTCCCCAGTATTAATATCATTCGTTTACCTGAAATGTATTATATATTAGCAGAAGCGAGCTATGATGTAGATAAGCAAGAAAGTGTGAAAATGCTTAATAAAGTACTGGTATCGAGAGGGTTAAAGCCAATTGAGGTGAGTGATGTAAGCAATAAACAACTATTTACCCAATTGTTAGTGAACGAAATAACAAAAGAGTATTGGGGAGAAGGACAAGTGTTTTTTACCTATAAACGCTTTAACTTGCCTTTGCAAGGCTTGCATGGAAAGGTGCATTCTGCAAATAATAGTACTTTTATTTTGCCGATACCTGTATCTGAAAACCTAACTTATAATCCTTAAAGGCATGAAAAAAATAAATATTCTATTGATGTTCTATGCCATCTTGGGAGCATGTTTTATGAACTCATGCACAACAGATGAGTCGTTTGTTTATCAAGGTAAAGAAGGAATTAACTTTACAACAGCGTCTGAACACTATGCCTTTGGTGCCTTACCTCTTAACAAAAAAAATATACAAGTGAAGGTGGTGTTAGAGAAAACAGGATTTGTAAGTACTGACAATAAGCATTATAGTTTATCAATAGATACAACTTTAACCAATGTGCGTTGGGGTATTGAGGCAGAAAAACCCGATTTAGAGCGTGTGTGGAAAGCAGGTTTATGGCACGACACCTTATTGATAAACATAAATAGGAGTGCACTTTCTTTTGAAAAAACATATAAAATAGTGATTCGCATCTCAAATAAAGGAGCTTTACCTGCCAGTGTATCAGAATTAAGTACACACACAATCACATTTAATAATCAACTAGAAAAGCCTTTATGGTGGTCGGAATTAAGCTATTGGCTGGGCGAATATCACCCTGCAAAATATCAAAAATATATAGAATTAACAGGTTCTACACTAACAATAGAAGAGATAAAAGACCATCAATATGAGATATTGAGAACCTTTAAAAGAATTAAAAGCTTTTTTAATGAGCATCCATACGAAGGCATTATTTTTCCTTCTGTAACTTGGCCCGTGTAAAAAATAATAAACTTTATTATACAAATAACGAAATGAAAATAACAAAAAAACTATTGACATTAAGTTTGTTACTCTCTCTAACATGCTTATCGTGTTCAGAAAAAACAGACTTACATGAACAAACAGCGTCTCTTGATGCAATTAAAGGATTAGCATCAGAATATAGTAAGCAACTGAATGAAACTTTAGAATTAACTCCTGAACTAGTTTTTGGCAGTGGAGTGAAAGATAAAGCTTTGTTTGAATGGATTATTAACTATAAGGTTGTGGGGCAAGAAGCTACATTAAAATATGTATGCGATACGCCTGGAATATTAGATGGATATTTGAAAGTTCTCTATAATGGGAAAACTGAAATTAAAGAATTTAAGCTTTATGTACTGAATAGTTTTGAGAAAGGATTATTATTACTATCTCAAACAGATGAAGGAAGTGTGGTTTCCTATAAAGATTTACATAATCTAAACTATCCAATACTTCACAATGTTTTTAAATTAAGGAATCCAACACTTTCTTTAGGCGCCACTCCTTTAAGCTTATGTTGGACAGGTGAGGGCATAACAAACCCTAAAAATATAAACGATTTATCAAATGGTTTAGAAGTAGTGATAAGCTCTGATAACCCACAACACACCTTTATATTAGATGGAGGAACGTTGAAAGTAAAAACAGAGGTGAACTATAAAGGTGAAGGAACTTTTGTTCCTAATCATATTTTTGTTCCTTTTGGAAGCCAAAACTTTATGTGGGATAAAGAGGGGGATGTGATTTGCTTTGTTGGTGGAGGTCGAGAATACACTCTAACTCATAATCGTGAGTTCACATTAGGTAGACGTAAGCACGAAATTCCACAAGGAACAAGATTAGCAGATATCGCTTGTTCACTTAATACAACGCCTCAAGATATGTTGAAAGTATATTTTGATAACAATTCAAAGCGTATGATTTATGTGAGTGGACTTAGTGAAACACAGGTAGGAAGCTATGTTTGTAAGGGTGAAGGTATGGCTCTTTTGGCTTGTAATGGTGTGTATTCGTCGCCTCAAAGCGACGCTCGTTATGAGCCACAACAAGCTCTTTTAGTTACAAAAGAGGGCGAACAAACACACATTTATCGCTTTGTTCCTGCTAATAAGCATGGAAAAGAACAATTAGTAAATGATGTTGATGCCACAGGAAACATTCTTGTAACCAGTGCAATAGCTGTAAATCCTGTAAAACCTTTTGTGTATTACAGCGACAATAAAGGAAATATTTTTGTTTATAACTTTGAAAGTAATCATTTTTCAACTACTCCTTATTTATCGTTAGGAGCGCAATATAAGGTCAAACAAATAGTGTTTAATCCTTATAATGTCAAAGAAATGTATGTTGCAGCAGAAGATATTAACGCACCAAAGAATGTGTGTGCTACCTTATTCATTTGTAATGTTTCCGATAAAGAAAAAGGATCTGTAACGAAAAAAGATGAGAAAGTGGGTGGAAAAGTTGTCAAATTGATTTATAAAGGCAATGGTTTAGAATCTTCTGAACGATTTTAGATGCAATAAAGATATATTTTCTACTTATGTATATTAACAAATCTATAAAAAAAATGATACAAAAAATAAAGCAAAAAAGCTACTTTGCAGTTCTTATTGTTATGTTCATAACTTGTTTCCTCGCCTGTAAAGATGGTGAAGAAAATGTACCTTTTAGTCTTTCAACCAAATTACTAAGATTAACTCCTAGCGAAGTGAAGAATATAGAACTAACTTCAGGAAGTGGATCTTTTACTCTTACAAATGAAAATGAATCAATAGTAAAAGCCACAATTATAGGTAACAATCTGCATATAGAGGCACTTTCTCATGGAATAGCGCATCTTACAATAAAAGATAATGAAAGTCTTGAACAAGATATTTTAACCATTTTGGTAAGTGAAGTTGTTACACCTCTTCCTAAAGATGTGGTGATAGAAAATCATATCCTTAAGCAATGGCCCATAAACAGCATTCCTGCCAATGGAAAAATTGTACTTCCCGAAGGTATAGAAGGTATCGGTGTTGAGGTGTTTATGAAGACTCCCATCAAGGAGATCGTATTTCCTAGTACATTAAAATTCATAGCACAAGATGCTTTTGCTTATTGCAATGCTCTTCAATCTATTGTATTTCCTGAAGGAATTGATAGTATAGGAGAGGGAGCTTTTTATCAATGTCACAAATTAGAGCATCTTGTTGTGCCAAAAACACTTGTCCATATTGCACCAAATGCTTTTGCTCAATGCACCAGTTTGCAAAATGTTGTTTTACAAGAGGGCTTGCCAATGTTAGGAGAGTCAATGTTTCAAGGTTGCACATCGTTAGCTCATATCACCTTACCTAAAAGCATTAAAACATTAAAGGATAATGTATTTAATAAATGTAGCTCGTTAGAAGATATTGAATTGCCCGAAGGTATTACCAAAATAGAGAAAACAATGTTTAGAGACTGCAATAAATTAAACAATGTAAAACTACCTGCAAGTCTTTTAATCATAGACGATGATGCTTTTGAAGGTTGCAAGTCTTTGAGCAAAATAGAATTCCCTGAGAATTTAGAAATCATAGAAAGACGTGCTTTTAGTGGCTGCTCGGCATTGACTAGTGTTACACTTCCTTCCAAAATAAAGGCTGTCTCTGGTGGAGTTTTTCAAGAATGTACCGCTTTAACATCGGTTGTTTTACCTGCAAGTGTTAATCTTATTCACAATAGAGCTTTCCAAAATTGTAAGAATTTATCGTCTATCAATATTCCAGAAGGTGTTTCTGTTATTGATATTGCTACTTTCTTAAATTGCACATCGCTAGAAAATATAGTTTTACCCTCTACC
This genomic window contains:
- a CDS encoding RagB/SusD family nutrient uptake outer membrane protein, producing MKKLIYIIVNIVFSMLCMECSFVDIDTPGLLNNEQLFQNRQGFVDAMAGVYASMAAPSLYGKELSYSFIDEIAQLYENEEQANETFLTRTYDLQYTHPLVRNRINAIWSQAYFCISSLNSVLEQSEHRKIKGLEAMRAEAYGLRAMLHLDLLRLFAPTIMQADSRAIPYVKTFSSAPQPVVSVKEGYELVTKDLLIADSIYTSLESKDAGKMVLAHRNPSFLYLSHNAVKALLARAYLWQNKLQEASLWAKKVIKEGYELAKEEQLLDLFRGYNAKTECIFALHAPQMYIDVRNTCFPPRATERFNKVRDNYRKIFSSHTFTATNNDYRFQSYFTLTNWGKSVVVLSKLYDKDYDEQQTPLQGRFPSINIIRLPEMYYILAEASYDVDKQESVKMLNKVLVSRGLKPIEVSDVSNKQLFTQLLVNEITKEYWGEGQVFFTYKRFNLPLQGLHGKVHSANNSTFILPIPVSENLTYNP
- a CDS encoding DUF4843 domain-containing protein, whose translation is MKKINILLMFYAILGACFMNSCTTDESFVYQGKEGINFTTASEHYAFGALPLNKKNIQVKVVLEKTGFVSTDNKHYSLSIDTTLTNVRWGIEAEKPDLERVWKAGLWHDTLLININRSALSFEKTYKIVIRISNKGALPASVSELSTHTITFNNQLEKPLWWSELSYWLGEYHPAKYQKYIELTGSTLTIEEIKDHQYEILRTFKRIKSFFNEHPYEGIIFPSVTWPV
- a CDS encoding leucine-rich repeat domain-containing protein, coding for MIQKIKQKSYFAVLIVMFITCFLACKDGEENVPFSLSTKLLRLTPSEVKNIELTSGSGSFTLTNENESIVKATIIGNNLHIEALSHGIAHLTIKDNESLEQDILTILVSEVVTPLPKDVVIENHILKQWPINSIPANGKIVLPEGIEGIGVEVFMKTPIKEIVFPSTLKFIAQDAFAYCNALQSIVFPEGIDSIGEGAFYQCHKLEHLVVPKTLVHIAPNAFAQCTSLQNVVLQEGLPMLGESMFQGCTSLAHITLPKSIKTLKDNVFNKCSSLEDIELPEGITKIEKTMFRDCNKLNNVKLPASLLIIDDDAFEGCKSLSKIEFPENLEIIERRAFSGCSALTSVTLPSKIKAVSGGVFQECTALTSVVLPASVNLIHNRAFQNCKNLSSINIPEGVSVIDIATFLNCTSLENIVLPSTLTDIKLNAFTGCSKLATVTIMANTPPNTVKTSFAKTPLNKTLKVPSQSIEAYKNANWEAHGFKNIMSNH